One window from the genome of Eucalyptus grandis isolate ANBG69807.140 chromosome 7, ASM1654582v1, whole genome shotgun sequence encodes:
- the LOC104455791 gene encoding RING-H2 finger protein ATL70-like has product MNSSSSSSGGGSSDGSDINPFTDGMMFTIGCLILVLAITLSSYYCIRANHRADILARITRRHLDALSMTGVGGGIDEAMLQSYPKILFSSVKHHEKIGSCSCSICLGEYEESDVLRLLPECGHFFHMECVDPWLRLHATCPVCRKSPVAQLGHPGLEPETVAVRVDGDLHSGDR; this is encoded by the coding sequence ATGAACAGCAGCAGTTCAAGCAGCGGCGGTGGAAGCTCGGATGGCAGCGACATCAACCCATTCACAGACGGCATGATGTTCACGATCGGTTGCCTCATCCTCGTCCTTGCCATCACCCTCTCCTCCTACTACTGCATCCGTGCCAACCACCGGGCAGACATCCTGGCTCGGATCACACGCCGGCACCTCGATGCCTTGTCGATGACCGGGGTGGGCGGAGGGATCGACGAGGCCATGCTCCAGAGCTACCCAAAAATCCTATTCTCGAGCGTGAAGCACCACGAGAAGATTGGCAGTTGTTCTTGCTCGATATGCTTGGGAGAATACGAGGAGAGCGATGTTCTGCGGCTGCTGCCGGAGTGCGGGCACTTCTTCCATATGGAGTGTGTCGACCCGTGGCTCAGACTGCACGCCACGTGCCCCGTCTGCAGGAAGTCGCCGGTGGCGCAGCTGGGCCATCCTGGACTTGAACCAGAGACCGTGGCCGTGCGGGTCGATGGTGATCTTCACAGCGGAGACAGGTAA
- the LOC104455792 gene encoding RING-H2 finger protein ATL70-like yields the protein MMVLIGFLVLVFVITFSSHHCIRANHRAGILARITRRHLDALLMTGAGGGIDEAMLQSYPTIIFSSVKHHEKIGGCSCSICLGEYEESDVLRLLPECGHFFHMECVDPWLRLHATCPVCRKSPVAQLGHPGLEPETVAVRVDGDLHSGDR from the coding sequence ATGATGGTCTTAATCGGTTTCCTCGTCCTCGTCTTCGTCATCACCTTCTCCTCCCACCACTGCATCCGTGCCAACCACCGGGCAGGCATCCTGGCTCGGATCACACGCCGGCACCTCGATGCCTTGTTGATGACCGGGGCAGGCGGAGGGATCGACGAGGCCATGCTCCAGAGCTACCCAACAATCATATTCTCGAGCGTGAAGCACCACGAGAAGATTGGCGGTTGTTCTTGCTCGATATGCTTGGGAGAATACGAGGAGAGCGATGTTCTGCGGCTGCTGCCGGAGTGCGGGCACTTCTTCCATATGGAGTGTGTCGACCCGTGGCTCAGACTGCACGCCACGTGCCCCGTCTGCAGGAAGTCGCCGGTGGCGCAGCTGGGCCATCCTGGACTTGAACCAGAGACCGTGGCCGTGCGGGTCGATGGTGATCTTCACAGCGGAGACAGGTAA